One window of the Trifolium pratense cultivar HEN17-A07 linkage group LG2, ARS_RC_1.1, whole genome shotgun sequence genome contains the following:
- the LOC123910849 gene encoding SNF1-related protein kinase regulatory subunit beta-2-like has translation MGNVNGNPSEQHLEVEEVEEEEAIAATVPLNGDGDGDGDGIMMMMTHSPPTSPRATHSPLIFTPQVPIVPLQRPDEMHHHSWSQTTSSGYQEHISTQHTIPTMITWTYGAKQILVQGSWDNWNSRTPLQRSGKDFAIMKVLPSGVYQYRFIVDGRFSYDPELPWSKDEVGNFYNILDLKDYVPDDIGSISGFEPPQSPTSSYDNLPPSSEDYAKEPPLVPPHFAMTLLNVPTTNMEIKPPLPRPQHGVLNHLYMQKESSTSSTSSTGSKSSPSVVALGTTHRYQAKYVTVVLYKPLMKKS, from the exons ATGGGAAATGTTAACGGGAATCCTTCCGAACAACATCTAGAAGTTgaagaagttgaagaagaagaagctatTGCCGCCACTGTTCCTTTGAATGGAGATGGAGATGGAGATGGAGATGgaattatgatgatgatgactcacTCTCCCCCCACAAGCCCTAGAGCTACTCATTCTCCACTCATCTTCACTCCTCAA GTTCCTATTGTTCCTTTACAAAGACCTGATGAGATGCATCATCATTCATGGTCACAAACTACTTCTTCTGGCTATCAAGAACATATCTCCACTCAACACACTATTCCTACCATGATTACTTGGACTTATGGTGCCAAACAAATTCTTGTTCAAGGATCCTGGGATAATTGGAATTCAAG AACTCCTTTGCAGAGATCAGGGAAAGACTTTGCAATAATGAAGGTGCTGCCTTCTGGTGTTTACCAGTATAGATTTATTGTGGATGGAAGATTCAGTTACGACCCGGAGTTACCTTGGTCCAAAGATGAGGTTGGGAATTTTTACAACATATTGGACTTAAAG GATTATGTTCCTGACGACATTGGAAGCATTTCTGGTTTTGAACCTCCTCAATCACCAACCTCAAGTTATGACAATTTACCACCTAGTTCTGAAGATTATGCAAAGGAGCCACCATTAGTTCCTCCACATTTTGCAATGACACTGCTAAATGTACCTACGACAAATATGGAAATCAAACCTCCTCTTCCAAGGCCTCAGCACGGAGTGCTCAATCATCTTTACATGCAGAAAGAAAGTAGTACGAGTAGTACGAGCAGTACGGGCAGTAAGAGCAGTCCTTCAGTGGTCGCCCTCGGTACAACTCACCGATACCAGGCCAAATATGTCACTGTGGTGCTTTACAAGCCTTTGATGAAGAAGAGTTAA
- the LOC123904630 gene encoding histone H2B-like, which produces MVYNFTMPREKKPAATVKKNRTVEDIDEKKIMKMYWHKNMFLRVLKEVHPNIGITTGAMEDMKNIISNMMLKLVQKSYEVNLRRKKKSKLSVKDIMFAVMEVFPPQMAKLARTAARKALTNDRVTNLADKMDRMSINNDDAVIEAFPPQMPNLSRKALTDHHVTQLAHKIWIELRLSNSSK; this is translated from the coding sequence ATGGTTTATAATTTCACGATGCCACGAGAGAAGAAGCCCGCTGCTACAGTGAAGAAGAATCGGACGGTGGAGGATATAGATGAGAAGAAAATAATGAAGATGTACTGGCATAAGAATATGTTCTTACGGGTTCTGAAAGAGGTGCATCCTAACATTGGTATTACTACCGGAGCCATGGAGGATATGAAAAATATCATAAGCAACATGATGTTGAAGCTTGTTCAAAAATCTTACGAGGTTAATTTACGACGTAAGAAGAAGTCAAAATTGTCTGTCAAGGATATTATGTTCGCTGTTATGGAAGTCTTTCCTCCACAAATGGCCAAACTTGCCCGCACAGCAGCTCGCAAAGCTCTAACCAATGACCGTGTCACCAATTTGGCTGATAAAATGGATCGAATGTCTATCAATAATGACGACGCTGTTATAGAAGCCTTTCCTCCACAAATGCCCAACCTTTCCCGCAAAGCTCTAACCGATCATCATGTCACCCAATTGGCTCATAAAATATGGATCGAACTACGTCTATCAAATAGTAGTAAATAG
- the LOC123908437 gene encoding acyl carrier protein 3, mitochondrial, which translates to MQSIKKSILSHVNLRRSTERWFLAKDDNVLMHLRCWCSSTGASSDLILDRIIRLVKKYDKIDAAKVTETADFQKDLNLDSLDRVELIMALEEEFSIEIPDEKADKLTCCTDVAKYIASEADKKI; encoded by the exons ATGCAAAGCATAAAGAAATCTATACTGAGTCATGTGAATTTGAGAAGGTCAACTGAAAGATGGTTTTTGGCCAAGGATGATAATGTGCTTATGCATTTGAGATGCTGGTGCTCTTCAACAGGTGCCAGCTCTGATCTGATACTGGACCGAATAATCAGACTGGTCaagaaatatgataaaattgatGCAGCAAAG GTTACCGAAACGGCTGATTTTCAGAAGGACTTGAACCTGGATAGCTTGGATAGGGTTGAGCTTATTATGGCTCTTGAAGAAGAATTTTCCATAGAAATTCCTGATGAGAAAGCTGATAAGCTTACTTGCTGTACTGATGTTGCAAAATACATAGCCTCTGAAGCTGACAAAAAAATTTAG